A single genomic interval of Salinarchaeum sp. IM2453 harbors:
- a CDS encoding MFS transporter, producing MEVKTWKIVTLVTGWQVAASLIYYAVFAATPFFRAELEVSRFLVGVVITAVTLGYAISLLPIGALTDKFGERRILTWGLLGISVAAVGVAVSWSYITLLVAVFFVGALYGTAMPGTNKAIFNKVPSNRLNFAMGVKQVGVTAGSGISAVLVTWIAGILFWEAGFYLAAGFAVAIAILFFVLYPPVEGTSEATYPDFRRLSQNRPYRSLVIAGFFLGAAIFTTTAYTVLYMEESIGTSVAIGGAVLALVQVTGSLGRVISGWICDRLPGSQRRRTAGVLLAQTTAGTVTFIAVMLAGSELLAAISFAVLGFFVLGNTGVYYSCLGSLVSSDEVGGATGGGQLAITSGGLFVPPLFGLAADTVGYWASWTLLALLVGLAGIFIIRVFRTPAPNEKSDKMRSIDSN from the coding sequence GTGGAAGTGAAGACGTGGAAAATTGTCACACTTGTTACGGGATGGCAGGTTGCGGCAAGCCTTATTTACTATGCCGTTTTTGCTGCTACGCCATTCTTCCGTGCTGAGTTAGAAGTCTCTCGATTTCTCGTTGGTGTTGTCATTACTGCAGTTACACTTGGATATGCAATCTCACTTCTACCAATTGGTGCATTGACCGATAAATTTGGAGAACGGCGTATCCTTACCTGGGGTTTACTCGGTATTTCAGTCGCAGCCGTCGGCGTTGCTGTTTCGTGGTCTTATATCACACTTCTTGTTGCAGTGTTCTTTGTCGGAGCACTGTATGGAACGGCGATGCCAGGAACAAATAAAGCGATCTTCAATAAAGTTCCAAGCAATCGGCTTAACTTCGCGATGGGAGTGAAGCAAGTTGGCGTTACCGCTGGAAGTGGTATCAGCGCAGTGCTCGTGACGTGGATTGCTGGTATCTTGTTCTGGGAGGCTGGATTTTACCTTGCTGCTGGATTTGCAGTTGCGATAGCTATCCTCTTTTTCGTCCTGTATCCTCCCGTTGAAGGCACATCAGAGGCAACTTATCCGGACTTTCGTAGACTCTCTCAGAATCGTCCATACCGATCGCTTGTTATTGCTGGGTTCTTTCTTGGCGCAGCGATCTTCACGACGACAGCATATACCGTCTTGTATATGGAAGAGTCAATAGGCACTTCCGTTGCAATTGGTGGCGCTGTGCTTGCCCTTGTCCAAGTGACTGGTAGCCTTGGACGTGTTATCTCTGGGTGGATCTGTGACCGGCTCCCTGGATCTCAGCGCCGACGGACAGCTGGTGTACTACTTGCACAAACCACGGCTGGTACTGTGACATTTATCGCTGTCATGCTTGCTGGATCTGAACTACTTGCAGCAATTAGCTTTGCTGTGTTGGGCTTCTTTGTTCTTGGTAATACAGGCGTCTACTATTCCTGCCTCGGCTCGCTAGTCTCCTCTGATGAGGTAGGAGGCGCGACTGGAGGTGGGCAATTGGCAATTACATCTGGTGGACTGTTTGTTCCGCCGCTGTTTGGCCTTGCTGCTGATACTGTTGGATACTGGGCAAGTTGGACTCTACTAGCTCTCCTCGTAGGTCTTGCAGGTATCTTCATTATCCGTGTCTTTCGCACTCCGGCACCCAATGAGAAATCTGATAAAATGCGCTCAATCGACAGCAATTAG
- a CDS encoding site-specific DNA-methyltransferase, translating to METYHHVFAADSRSLDQLEDDSVELVVTSPPYPMIEMWDDLFGSLNSDIESHLENSQGQAAFEAMHTELDKVWEELSRVLVDGGIACINIGDATRKVDNSFRVYQNHSRIIDAFEAYGFEPLPEILWRKPVNSGAKFMGSGMIPPNAYVTLEHEYILIFRNGKQRRTFQSESERRYNSAYFWEERNNWFSDVWTDIKGEIQQLEHDELRNRSAAYPFEIPYRLINMYSVYGDTVLDPFWGTGTTSLAAIIAGRNSVGFEIENEFIQVFADRIEKIPAFSKNVVETRLENHREFVQEKHRSGDDLKYEAEHYNFPVTTKQEQPIQFYTVADIDDTDDRYQVSYQPVRES from the coding sequence ATGGAAACATATCATCATGTCTTTGCCGCCGATTCGAGAAGCTTAGATCAACTTGAGGATGACTCTGTTGAACTCGTTGTTACCTCTCCTCCGTACCCAATGATCGAGATGTGGGACGATCTCTTTGGCAGCCTCAACTCCGATATTGAATCACATTTAGAGAACTCTCAAGGACAGGCTGCATTTGAAGCAATGCATACCGAATTGGACAAGGTCTGGGAAGAATTAAGCCGCGTACTGGTTGACGGAGGAATTGCATGTATCAACATCGGCGATGCCACACGAAAGGTCGATAACAGCTTTCGGGTCTACCAAAATCACTCCCGAATAATTGATGCGTTCGAAGCGTATGGATTCGAGCCACTTCCCGAAATTTTGTGGCGAAAACCCGTCAACTCCGGAGCAAAGTTCATGGGCAGTGGAATGATCCCGCCAAATGCCTATGTTACACTCGAGCATGAGTATATCTTGATCTTTAGAAACGGCAAGCAACGACGAACGTTTCAATCTGAATCAGAGCGCCGATACAATTCTGCATATTTCTGGGAGGAGCGTAATAACTGGTTTTCAGATGTATGGACGGATATCAAAGGAGAAATACAACAGTTAGAGCATGATGAGCTACGAAACCGATCTGCAGCGTATCCATTTGAGATTCCATATCGCCTAATAAATATGTACAGCGTCTATGGTGATACAGTGCTGGATCCGTTCTGGGGAACTGGAACGACTTCGCTTGCTGCGATCATTGCTGGAAGAAACTCGGTCGGCTTTGAGATTGAGAACGAATTTATCCAAGTATTTGCAGACCGAATAGAAAAAATTCCAGCCTTTTCAAAAAACGTCGTTGAAACCCGCCTTGAGAACCACCGAGAATTTGTTCAGGAAAAACATCGTTCTGGTGACGACCTCAAGTATGAAGCAGAACACTACAACTTTCCAGTTACCACAAAGCAAGAACAACCTATTCAGTTTTATACCGTTGCAGATATCGATGACACCGATGATAGATACCAAGTTAGCTATCAGCCAGTAAGAGAGTCCTAA
- a CDS encoding methyltransferase, translating to MSAVQKTVAKLEKSCTELPAVFSVYMHSYRPVVSQEVSLGALDEADNILNVGCGAMPFTAGLLAKYTDATIHAIDKDSAVLTEAQQNLNRVGVGDNVKLYEGDGTKVVGDGSIVSEVCDVAVLALQARPKDQIVSAYQSTSDAPSKVIVRQPRSIFEETYDSISTTEATVDSVTHLMPTFDQSLMLQV from the coding sequence GTGAGCGCAGTTCAAAAGACAGTTGCGAAGTTGGAGAAATCATGCACCGAACTTCCAGCGGTATTTTCAGTCTACATGCATTCGTATCGGCCGGTTGTTTCACAAGAGGTATCGCTTGGAGCGCTCGATGAAGCAGATAATATTCTGAACGTGGGGTGTGGGGCAATGCCGTTTACTGCTGGATTGCTTGCAAAATACACTGATGCAACTATTCATGCAATTGATAAGGATTCAGCAGTCCTTACAGAGGCGCAGCAGAATTTAAATCGGGTCGGAGTTGGCGATAACGTTAAACTATACGAAGGGGACGGTACAAAAGTCGTAGGAGACGGATCAATTGTTTCTGAGGTTTGTGATGTTGCCGTACTAGCGCTCCAAGCCCGACCAAAGGATCAAATTGTTTCAGCGTACCAATCAACATCAGACGCTCCAAGTAAAGTCATTGTGAGGCAACCCCGATCAATATTTGAGGAAACATATGATTCCATTTCTACGACTGAGGCGACAGTCGATTCTGTTACACACCTGATGCCGACGTTTGATCAATCCCTGATGCTGCAAGTATGA